The following proteins are co-located in the Corynebacterium aquilae DSM 44791 genome:
- a CDS encoding phosphatidylinositol mannoside acyltransferase translates to MRDLARLVTCLKHKDFAAAGYILGWKLFRALPQELAYRIGELGADLAWRGQRGTEQLAKNLQRALHPAPVSPALVRQAMRSYARYWVEAFRLPSMASDPQLLAELDASIQGVEHLDQALDNGRGAIIVLSHSGNWDMAGVWLVHHAGTFTTVAEKLKPYALYEAFVDYRTKLGFEVLPHTSDSGSPMPTLEQRLRDGKIVCLLGERDLSHRGIIVDLLGQPAHLPTGAARLSQTTGAPILIADCYFTHGWQAHNGTRGWGMTIHPALTTTTIENTTQAIADALSETITAHPVDWHMLQPVFDADLDPHRRYRATNDATGTGE, encoded by the coding sequence ATGCGTGATCTCGCAAGGCTCGTGACCTGCCTGAAGCACAAAGACTTCGCCGCGGCCGGCTACATCCTCGGCTGGAAACTCTTTCGCGCACTACCCCAAGAGCTGGCCTACCGAATCGGGGAACTAGGCGCCGACCTTGCATGGCGGGGCCAGCGGGGAACAGAGCAACTAGCCAAAAACCTCCAACGCGCACTACACCCCGCCCCCGTCAGCCCCGCACTCGTCCGCCAAGCAATGCGCTCCTACGCCCGCTACTGGGTAGAAGCCTTCCGCCTGCCCAGCATGGCCTCGGACCCCCAACTACTGGCCGAACTCGACGCCAGCATCCAGGGCGTCGAACACCTCGACCAAGCACTCGACAACGGACGAGGAGCAATCATCGTCCTCAGCCACTCCGGAAACTGGGACATGGCCGGAGTATGGCTGGTCCACCACGCCGGAACCTTCACCACCGTCGCCGAAAAACTCAAACCCTACGCCCTCTACGAAGCCTTCGTCGATTACCGCACCAAACTCGGCTTCGAAGTCCTACCCCACACCAGCGACAGCGGTTCTCCCATGCCCACCCTGGAACAGCGACTCCGCGACGGAAAAATCGTGTGCCTCCTCGGCGAACGAGACTTAAGCCACCGCGGGATCATCGTCGACCTCCTCGGGCAGCCCGCCCACCTACCAACCGGCGCCGCCCGCCTATCCCAAACAACCGGTGCCCCCATCCTCATCGCAGACTGCTACTTCACCCACGGCTGGCAAGCCCACAACGGCACACGCGGCTGGGGGATGACCATCCACCCCGCCCTGACCACCACCACAATCGAAAACACCACCCAAGCCATCGCTGATGCCCTCAGCGAAACCATCACCGCCCACCCCGTTGACTGGCACATGCTTCAACCCGTCTTCGACGCAGACCTCGACCCACACCGCCGATACCGCGCCACCAACGACGCGACGGGGACAGGGGAGTAG
- the pgsA gene encoding phosphatidylinositol phosphate synthase has translation MFSSTGRGPISIVVDPIASRLVKAGITPNQVTVTGTAIAVAAAVVLIPTGHVVAAAILMGIFAAFDLLDGTMARMRGGGTAYGATLDASCDRIADGALFGAIVWWMVYTYQPPRATIVAALVVLVSSQVISYVKARGEAGGLTMGGGLIERAERLVLGLVGIGLTGLGVPYAIDVAIWVLALGSIFTIYQRFGQAANSPGAMRPIAAPKGAKEYRA, from the coding sequence GTGTTTAGTTCCACCGGACGCGGCCCCATCTCCATCGTCGTCGACCCCATCGCCTCCCGCCTCGTCAAAGCCGGCATCACCCCCAACCAAGTCACCGTCACCGGCACCGCCATCGCCGTGGCCGCCGCAGTCGTGCTCATCCCCACCGGGCATGTGGTAGCAGCCGCCATCCTGATGGGCATCTTCGCCGCCTTCGACCTCCTCGACGGCACCATGGCCCGCATGCGAGGCGGCGGCACCGCCTATGGGGCAACCCTCGACGCATCCTGCGACCGCATCGCAGACGGCGCCCTGTTCGGCGCCATTGTGTGGTGGATGGTCTACACCTACCAGCCACCCCGCGCCACCATCGTGGCAGCCCTTGTCGTGCTGGTCAGCTCACAAGTCATTTCTTACGTCAAAGCCCGCGGCGAGGCCGGCGGCCTCACCATGGGCGGTGGACTCATCGAAAGGGCCGAAAGGCTCGTGCTCGGACTCGTCGGCATCGGCCTCACCGGCCTCGGCGTCCCCTACGCCATCGACGTGGCCATCTGGGTCCTCGCCCTCGGCAGCATCTTCACCATCTACCAACGCTTCGGGCAAGCCGCGAACTCACCAGGAGCTATGCGCCCCATTGCCGCACCCAAGGGGGCCAAGGAGTACCGGGCCTAA
- a CDS encoding HIT family protein, whose amino-acid sequence MTNQEDNSPGSISYQGAGVEDRLERLWTPYRMHYITSGPSTTGKKRANPFVEVPKLSDEEGLIVARGELVYCLMNLYPYNSGHMLVVPYREVAQLEDLTPEESAELFAFGQHAIRALKAVSNPQGINVGFNLGQSSGGSVREHLHMHVVPRWAGDSSFITVIDGVKVLPQMLGQTRTLLAQAWQQTDGPGVSSV is encoded by the coding sequence GTGACGAACCAGGAAGACAACTCGCCTGGCAGCATCAGCTACCAAGGCGCAGGCGTCGAAGACCGACTGGAACGCCTGTGGACGCCCTACCGCATGCACTACATCACCAGCGGACCGTCCACCACCGGTAAGAAACGCGCCAACCCCTTCGTCGAGGTACCAAAACTCAGCGATGAAGAAGGCCTCATCGTCGCCCGCGGCGAACTGGTGTACTGCCTGATGAACCTCTACCCCTACAACAGTGGCCACATGCTCGTGGTGCCCTACCGCGAAGTCGCCCAACTCGAAGATCTCACCCCGGAAGAATCCGCAGAACTTTTCGCCTTCGGACAACACGCCATCCGCGCCCTCAAAGCGGTATCGAACCCCCAAGGCATCAACGTCGGCTTCAACCTCGGCCAATCCTCGGGAGGCTCGGTGCGCGAACACCTCCACATGCACGTCGTACCCCGTTGGGCCGGCGACTCCAGCTTCATCACCGTCATCGACGGCGTAAAAGTCCTGCCCCAAATGCTGGGACAAACCCGCACCCTGCTGGCCCAGGCATGGCAACAGACCGACGGACCAGGAGTCAGCAGTGTTTAG
- the thrS gene encoding threonine--tRNA ligase, with amino-acid sequence MRELELPNKGPEAIVCVKDADGQLKDLSFVPDTTAEFTPVPANTEEGRSVIRHSCTHVLAQAVQAEFPGTKLGIGPAIENGFYYDFDAAEPFTPEDLKRIEKRMKKIIKQGQKFERRVYADQAEAREALANEPYKLELIEDKGNVDPNSDEATEVGSGELTGYYNLNPRTGDVEWYDLCRGPHVPTTKYIPAFALTRSSAAYWRGDQSNAGLQRIYGTAWESTEALEEYQHMLEEAEKRDHRRLGTELDLFSFPDEIGSGFPVFHPNGGIIRLEMEEHSRRRHIASGYSFVNTPHLTKGDLFSKSGHLDFYADGMFPPMQLDGEYDENGNCTKQPQDYYAKPMNCPMHNLIFASRGRSYRELPLRLFEFGTVYRYEKSGVIHGLTRARGFTQDDAHIYCTEDQLEAELTSVLDFIISLLRDYGLDDFYLELSTKDEGKFVGSDEIWEKSTAILQRVADTSGLDLVPDPGGAAFYGPKISVQARDAIGRTWQMSTVQLDFNLPERFNLEYTDSDGSKKRPIMIHRALFGSIERFFGVLLEHYAGAFPAWLAPQQVVGIPVAEAFSPHLEEITARLRDKGIRATVDTSDDRMQKKIRNHTTAKVPFMLLAGARDVEAEAVSFRFLDGTQVNGVPVDEAVELISAWITARRNEQPTEANLRG; translated from the coding sequence ATGCGCGAACTAGAACTGCCCAACAAGGGCCCCGAAGCCATCGTCTGCGTCAAAGACGCAGACGGCCAGCTCAAAGACCTCTCCTTCGTGCCGGACACCACCGCCGAATTCACCCCGGTGCCCGCCAACACCGAAGAAGGCCGCTCGGTTATCCGCCACTCCTGCACGCACGTGTTGGCACAAGCCGTCCAAGCCGAATTCCCCGGCACCAAACTCGGCATCGGCCCCGCCATCGAAAACGGCTTCTACTACGACTTCGACGCCGCCGAGCCCTTCACCCCAGAAGACCTCAAGCGCATCGAAAAGCGCATGAAGAAGATCATCAAACAGGGCCAAAAATTCGAACGCCGCGTCTACGCCGACCAGGCCGAAGCCCGCGAAGCCCTGGCCAATGAGCCCTACAAGCTGGAACTGATCGAAGACAAGGGCAACGTCGACCCCAACTCCGACGAAGCCACCGAAGTCGGCTCCGGCGAACTCACCGGCTACTACAATCTCAACCCCCGCACCGGGGATGTCGAGTGGTACGACCTGTGCCGCGGCCCCCACGTGCCCACCACCAAATACATCCCGGCCTTCGCCCTGACGCGATCCTCCGCAGCCTACTGGCGCGGCGACCAGTCCAACGCCGGCCTGCAGCGCATTTACGGCACCGCCTGGGAATCCACCGAGGCCCTCGAGGAATACCAGCACATGCTGGAAGAAGCCGAAAAGCGCGACCACCGCCGCCTTGGCACCGAACTCGACCTGTTCAGCTTCCCCGACGAAATCGGCTCCGGTTTCCCCGTCTTCCACCCCAATGGCGGCATCATCCGCCTGGAAATGGAAGAACACTCCCGCCGCCGCCACATCGCCTCCGGCTACAGCTTCGTCAACACCCCCCACCTCACCAAGGGGGACCTGTTCAGCAAATCCGGACACCTCGACTTCTACGCCGACGGCATGTTCCCCCCGATGCAGCTCGACGGCGAGTACGACGAAAACGGCAACTGCACCAAGCAGCCGCAGGACTACTACGCCAAGCCGATGAACTGCCCGATGCACAACCTCATCTTCGCATCACGCGGCCGTTCCTACCGTGAGCTCCCGCTGCGCCTGTTCGAATTCGGCACCGTCTACCGCTACGAAAAATCCGGCGTGATCCACGGCCTGACCCGTGCCCGCGGCTTCACCCAGGACGACGCCCACATCTACTGCACCGAAGACCAGCTCGAAGCAGAGCTGACCAGCGTGCTGGACTTCATCATCTCCCTGTTGCGGGACTACGGCCTCGACGACTTCTACCTCGAGCTGTCCACCAAGGACGAAGGTAAATTCGTCGGCTCCGACGAAATCTGGGAGAAATCCACCGCCATCCTCCAGCGCGTGGCAGACACCTCCGGGTTGGACCTCGTGCCGGATCCGGGCGGCGCAGCCTTCTACGGCCCGAAGATCTCCGTGCAGGCCCGCGACGCCATCGGCCGCACCTGGCAAATGTCGACCGTGCAGCTGGACTTCAACCTGCCGGAACGCTTCAACCTGGAATACACCGACTCCGACGGCTCCAAGAAGCGCCCGATCATGATTCACCGCGCCCTGTTCGGCTCCATCGAGCGTTTCTTCGGCGTGCTGCTCGAGCACTACGCCGGCGCATTCCCCGCCTGGCTGGCACCCCAGCAGGTCGTCGGCATCCCCGTCGCGGAAGCATTCTCCCCCCACCTGGAAGAAATCACCGCCCGACTGCGCGACAAGGGCATCCGCGCCACCGTCGACACCAGCGACGACCGCATGCAGAAAAAGATCCGCAACCACACCACCGCGAAGGTGCCCTTCATGTTGCTGGCCGGCGCCCGCGACGTCGAAGCCGAGGCCGTGTCCTTCCGCTTCCTCGACGGCACCCAAGTCAACGGCGTCCCCGTCGATGAAGCCGTGGAACTGATCAGCGCCTGGATCACCGCCCGCCGCAACGAACAGCCCACCGAAGCCAACCTGCGCGGCTAA
- a CDS encoding Dyp-type peroxidase, producing the protein MGFVPADKKPRPSTAGVSRRTFLTGLSLGAAGAATAACAQPDNATATAQAEQPRHGTHTIAFSGPHQAGIATPAQAHMNLVAFTVRAGIDRQGVARLMRLWTQDASRLTQGQAPLGDLEPEMVTSPANLTITCGFGPRLFDIIGRQQQRPQWLHPIPEFSRDQLDDAYGEADIVLQLCCDDALTLAHATRHMIRSGIDYVSTRWMQQGFLTPPGHNPEETPRNLFGLKDGTVNPREERDLDQVVWIDSPDTWLNGGSCMVVRRIAMNLDTWEILDRASRETAFGRKLDTGAPLTGQEEFQAPDYEATDEYGLPVIDPMSHMARSTNPADKPGQRILRRAYNYDQPPVPGSESTSNAGLVFICFQRNPEEQFTPIQQRLDEADRINQWITHIGSAVFLIPGGVGEQPHQDTYWGQSLLEN; encoded by the coding sequence ATGGGCTTTGTACCAGCCGACAAAAAACCGCGTCCCAGCACCGCCGGGGTGAGCCGACGAACCTTCCTCACCGGCCTTTCCCTCGGCGCGGCAGGAGCGGCCACCGCAGCCTGCGCCCAACCCGATAATGCCACCGCCACAGCACAGGCCGAACAGCCACGGCACGGAACCCACACCATCGCCTTTAGTGGCCCGCACCAGGCCGGAATCGCAACGCCCGCGCAAGCCCACATGAACCTCGTCGCCTTCACCGTGCGGGCAGGCATCGACCGGCAAGGCGTAGCCCGCTTGATGCGACTATGGACCCAGGACGCCAGCCGGCTGACCCAGGGGCAAGCACCCTTGGGCGACCTCGAGCCTGAAATGGTCACCAGCCCCGCAAACCTCACCATCACCTGCGGATTCGGCCCGCGCCTCTTCGACATCATCGGCCGGCAACAACAGCGCCCGCAGTGGCTGCACCCCATCCCCGAGTTCAGCCGCGACCAGCTCGACGACGCCTACGGCGAAGCCGACATCGTCCTGCAACTGTGCTGCGACGACGCCTTGACGCTCGCGCACGCCACCCGGCACATGATCCGCTCCGGCATCGACTACGTCAGCACCCGCTGGATGCAGCAAGGCTTTCTCACCCCGCCCGGACACAACCCGGAAGAAACCCCCCGCAACCTCTTCGGGCTCAAAGACGGCACCGTCAACCCTCGCGAAGAACGTGACCTCGACCAGGTCGTGTGGATTGACTCTCCCGACACCTGGCTCAACGGCGGCAGCTGCATGGTCGTGCGCCGCATCGCCATGAACCTCGATACCTGGGAAATCCTCGACCGCGCCTCCCGGGAAACCGCCTTCGGTCGAAAACTCGACACCGGAGCACCCCTAACCGGTCAAGAAGAATTCCAAGCCCCCGACTACGAAGCCACCGACGAATACGGCCTGCCCGTCATCGACCCCATGAGCCACATGGCCAGGTCCACCAACCCCGCCGACAAACCCGGCCAACGCATCCTGCGCCGCGCCTACAACTACGACCAACCCCCCGTGCCCGGCAGCGAATCAACCAGCAACGCCGGACTCGTCTTCATCTGTTTCCAGCGCAACCCCGAAGAACAATTCACCCCCATCCAACAGCGCCTCGACGAAGCAGACCGCATCAACCAGTGGATCACCCACATTGGATCCGCCGTCTTCCTCATCCCCGGCGGCGTCGGCGAGCAACCCCACCAAGACACCTACTGGGGACAAAGCCTGCTGGAGAACTAA
- a CDS encoding copper chaperone PCu(A)C: MTSRFSARRGVIAVSVAALALAGCSNSETDSDKKVDTATGVAAPSVTSTAAATSSAATEATDAAVTFKDGFVKAKPADKSMTAIFGELVNTTDTPKHIVGFTTSLGEASYEIHEVVDGQMQEKTDGVTVPANGTYTLKPGADHFMIMGYSQPIEAGDAVTLTLKFEDGTTETIKDVPVRTIAAGQEDYGSHGGVEGHSGMSEAPKADHDHKNH, translated from the coding sequence TTGACTTCCCGTTTTTCCGCACGCCGCGGCGTGATTGCTGTCTCCGTTGCCGCTCTGGCACTGGCTGGCTGCTCCAACTCCGAGACCGACTCTGACAAGAAGGTTGACACCGCCACCGGCGTTGCAGCCCCCAGCGTCACCTCCACGGCTGCCGCAACCTCCTCCGCCGCCACTGAGGCAACCGATGCCGCAGTGACCTTCAAGGATGGCTTCGTCAAGGCCAAGCCGGCCGACAAGTCCATGACGGCCATCTTCGGTGAACTGGTCAACACCACCGACACCCCGAAGCACATCGTTGGATTCACCACCTCCCTGGGGGAGGCCTCCTACGAAATCCACGAGGTCGTCGACGGCCAGATGCAGGAAAAGACTGACGGTGTCACCGTGCCGGCAAACGGCACCTACACCCTGAAGCCGGGTGCTGATCACTTCATGATCATGGGCTACTCCCAGCCGATCGAGGCTGGCGACGCAGTGACCCTGACCCTCAAATTCGAGGACGGCACCACCGAAACCATCAAGGACGTTCCGGTGCGCACCATCGCCGCCGGCCAGGAGGACTACGGCTCCCACGGTGGCGTAGAAGGCCACTCCGGCATGTCCGAAGCCCCCAAGGCTGATCACGACCACAAAAACCACTAA
- a CDS encoding copper resistance CopC family protein, producing the protein MNHRLARAIVTPVCAVGLVCALAPQVYAHDVVVGGNPANGETVSQFPHSITLEFSGIPQGNFNTLAVSDADSGTVLYSGQPELDKQNVTLNVPEDINPGPGSYVVGFQITSSDGHATRGKTTFTVAPQPSEQAAAGASSAPATPTTSPTAAETEAAPQAADSNKSTWLWAGVAVACALVATAALSLTKNRKG; encoded by the coding sequence ATGAACCACCGCCTCGCCCGCGCCATCGTCACCCCTGTTTGTGCAGTTGGTTTGGTGTGCGCACTGGCCCCGCAGGTCTACGCCCACGACGTCGTCGTCGGCGGAAATCCCGCAAATGGCGAAACGGTTTCCCAGTTCCCGCATTCCATCACGCTTGAGTTCTCCGGCATTCCGCAAGGAAACTTCAACACGCTGGCTGTCAGCGACGCTGATTCCGGCACCGTTTTGTATAGCGGGCAACCAGAGCTCGACAAGCAAAACGTCACGTTGAATGTTCCCGAGGACATCAACCCTGGGCCGGGTTCCTACGTCGTGGGCTTCCAAATTACGTCTTCCGACGGGCACGCCACCCGTGGCAAGACCACCTTCACGGTTGCTCCGCAACCGAGTGAACAGGCGGCTGCTGGGGCAAGTTCAGCTCCCGCAACCCCCACCACGTCCCCCACGGCAGCTGAAACTGAAGCTGCCCCGCAGGCAGCTGACTCGAACAAGTCAACCTGGCTGTGGGCTGGGGTGGCGGTTGCGTGTGCTCTTGTGGCCACAGCTGCGCTGTCGTTGACCAAGAATCGAAAGGGCTAA